One segment of Pempheris klunzingeri isolate RE-2024b chromosome 20, fPemKlu1.hap1, whole genome shotgun sequence DNA contains the following:
- the oat gene encoding ornithine aminotransferase, mitochondrial: MIFQLRCSLSRAAPILRRSIHSGTRPASTAASKLRAEHERRLTSEEIYAQEEKYGAHNYHPLPVALERGEGINVWDVEGNRYYDFLSAYSAVNQGHCHPKIVEALNAQASKLTLTSRAFYNDVLGTYEEYITGMFGYDKVLPMNTGVEGGETACKLARKWAYNVKGVPKNKAKIIFADGNFWGRTMAAISSSTDPSSYEGFGPYMPGFELVPYNDIPALEKALQDPNVAAFMVEPIQGEAGVVVPDHGYLTKVRDLCTKYNVLWIADEVQTGLARTGRRLAVDHEEVRPDVVILGKALSGGVYPVSAVLCDDEVMLTIKPGEHGSTYGGNPVACQVAIAALKVMEEEKLAENAEKMGKLLRAELRKLPKDIVTTVRGKGLLNAVVIKETKDYDAWKVCLRLRDSGLLAKPTHGDIIRLAPPLIIKEHELRECVDIIQTTIMSF, encoded by the exons ATGATTTTCCAACTCAGATGCAGCCTCAGCCGTGCTGCCCCTATTCTCCGTCGCAGTATCCACTCTGGAACGCGTCCagcctccactgctgcctccaaaCTGAGGGCTGAACATGAGCGTCGGCTCACTTCAGAGGAAATCTATGCCCAGGAGGAGAAGTATGGCGCGCACAACTACCATCCCCTTCCTGTGGCTTTAGAAAGGGGGGAGG GAATCAATGTGTGGGATGTGGAGGGCAACCGGTATTATGACTTCCTGAGTGCTTACAGTGCAGTAAACCAGGGCCACTGCCACCCTAAGATTGTAGAAGCGCTCAACGCCCAGGCCTCCAAACTCACCCTGACATCCAGAGCTTTCTACAACGATGTGTTGGGAACCTATGAGGAGTACATCACCGGCATGTTTGGCTATGACAAAGTCTTACCCATGAATACAG GTGTTGAGGGTGGCGAGACTGCTTGCAAGCTTGCCCGCAAGTGGGCTTACAATGTAAAAGGGGTTCCCAAAAACAAGGCAAAAATCATTTTTGCAG ATGGAAACTTCTGGGGCCGCACCATGGCAGCCATCTCCAGCTCCACAGACCCCAGTAGTTATGAAGGTTTCGGGCCCTACATGCCAGGCTTTGAGCTTGTCCCATACAATGACATTCCTGCACTGGAG AAAGCCCTTCAAGACCCAAATGTTGCAGCTTTTATGGTGGAGCCCATCCAGGGGGAAGCAGGGGTGGTGGTGCCCGACCACGGCTACCTGACTAAAGTCAGAGACCTTTGCACCAAATACAAT GTGTTGTGGATCGCTGATGAGGTGCAGACAGGCCTGGCGAGGACTGGCCGGCGGCTCGCTGTGGACCATGAAGAAGTTCGTCCAGATGTGGTGATCCTGGGCAAAGCTCTTTCTGGAGGAGTTTACCCT GTATCTGCAGTGCTGTGTGATGATGAGGTAATGCTGACCATCAAGCCTGGGGAACACGGGTCCACGTATGGAGGCAACCCCGTGGCCTGTCAGGTTGCTATCGCTGCACTTAAG gtgatggaggaggagaagctggcAGAGAATGCTGAAAAGATGGGAAAGCTGCTGCGAGCCGAGCTGAGAAAACTGCCCAAAGACATTGTGACAACAGTCAGAGGGAAAGGTCTTCTCAACGCAGTTGTCATCAAAGAGACCAAAG actATGACGCCTGGAAGGTGTGCTTGCGCCTTCGTGACAGTGGACTGTTGGCAAAGCCCACCCATGGTGACATCATCCGCCTGGCCCCTCCCCTCATCATTAAGGAGCATGAGCTGCGCGAATGTGTCGATATCATCCAGACAACCATCATGTCCTTCTAA
- the lhpp gene encoding phospholysine phosphohistidine inorganic pyrophosphate phosphatase, giving the protein MADTCWPGCSKSLKGVILDMCGVLYDSGEGDGVAISGSTEAVKKLKESDLQLRFCTNETQAARETFVAKLQRLGFDISVPEVFSPAPAVIAVLKERGLRPHLLVYDGLVPEFDGVDTSNPNCVVIGDAAEKFSYQNLNDAFRVLIGLEKPVLFSLGQGRYYKETDGLKLDVGVYMKALEYACDLKAEVIGKPNPTFFQSVVSDMGLQPHEVLMIGDDLVNDVGGAQHCGMKGVQVRTGKYRPSDERHPTVTADGTVDNLAQAVDMILSQRH; this is encoded by the exons ATGGCTGACACTTGCTGGCCAGGCTGCTCGAAGAGTTTGAAAGGTGTCATTTTGGACATGTGTGGCGTTTTGTATGACAGCGGGGAGGGCGACGGCGTTGCCATTTCAGGTTCAACTGAAGCTGTGAAAAA GCTCAAGGAGTCTGACCTGCAGCTGCGCTTCTGCACCAATGAGACCCAGGCCGCCAGAGAGACGTTTGTGGCCAAGCTGCAAAGACTGGGCTTTGACATATCTGTGCCTGAGgtcttctctcctgctcctgcagTCATAGCTGTCCTCAAAGAGAGAGGTTTACGGCCTCACCTGCTGGTGTATGACG GACTTGTCCCCGAGTTTGACGGTGTTGACACGTCCAATCCAAACTGCGTGGTGATTGGAGACGCAGCTGAAAAGTTTTCCTACCAGAACCTGAACGACGCGTTCAGGGTCCTTATAGGCCTGGAGAAGCCAGTGCTGTTCTCTCTGGGCCAAGG GAGGTACTATAAGGAGACAGATGGTTTGAAACTAGATGTTGGGGTTTACATGAAGGCTCTGGAG TATGCCTGTGATTTAAAGGCTGAAGTAATTGGAAAGCCGAACCCAACATTCTTCCAGAGTGTTGTCAGTGACATGGGGCTTCAACCACATGAG GTGCTGATGATCGGGGATGACCTGGTGAATGATGTAGGTGGGGCCCAACACTGTGGAATGAAAGGAGTACAAGTCAGGACGGGCAAATACAG GCCCAGTGACGAGAGGCACCCGACGGTGACGGCTGATGGCACTGTGGACAATCTGGCCCAGGCTGTGGACATGATCCTCAGTCAAAGGCACTGA